One genomic region from Skermania piniformis encodes:
- a CDS encoding DUF5703 family protein, whose translation MSRARLPAGWETGNDDYEYVPLRLPPDVTRVSASMRLAIQAEFGGWELSRVRLYPDGSRAVLLKRRKTGLPGTDPAV comes from the coding sequence ATGAGTCGAGCGCGACTGCCTGCCGGTTGGGAGACCGGCAACGACGATTACGAGTACGTCCCGTTACGGCTGCCGCCGGATGTGACGCGGGTGAGTGCATCGATGCGGTTGGCGATCCAAGCCGAGTTCGGCGGCTGGGAGCTGTCGCGGGTCCGGCTCTACCCCGACGGGAGCCGCGCGGTACTGCTCAAGCGGCGTAAAACAGGTCTGCCCGGCACCGATCCGGCAGTCTGA